Proteins found in one Lepeophtheirus salmonis chromosome 9, UVic_Lsal_1.4, whole genome shotgun sequence genomic segment:
- the LOC121124393 gene encoding uncharacterized protein, protein MSFKCNGHTTCKIPESQNFEVELNYTCEPLQIKQFISDPQSFKDILDFGLRQLNISATDKNQNILSASYSTAGNDNGTLVFSGFSGSTTLDIFDNLKSISENDFRINDEIEKGFEFLMHNYIEFNLSLSPRYPSFRFDHLDIGGIYCKDLLNISLCKFRYPREKGIQGLKSSFGECNEPFATRSTMEKFEDSQCTYQLPQLEWRTLMTGHSNSTLLQVKSSLEKELWRYLDPNGNYVFKIEIGISYINKDLQKTKFNLSLVWKQGNDIYGQRNDTKIFWNELFFFKGSKYWKTFTGLSSEKEQISFGEIFYLDDISQYSDEEIVFTLYGNYYPNKQNTWTSIVTTILTSMPLSNTSITQTEATTLNISSSVRPTIMSTEKKETTTITSTAVSTTSSSGDPISTVTPTEKTCTQYEPWSECSVSCGIGGIKRRILQCGSDLKIESEECSTEACTEGKLG, encoded by the exons ATGTCGTTTAA ATGCAATGGACATACAACATGCAAAATACCTGAAAGTCAAAATTTTGAAGTTGAACTGAATTATACTTGCGAGCCATTACAAATTAAACAGTTCATATCTGACCCTCAATCCTTCAAGGATATCTTAGACTTTGGTTTAAGACAACTTAATATATCAGCTACTGAtaagaatcaaaatatattatctgcTTCATATTCAACCGCAGG gAATGATAATGGAACATTGGTGTTCTCTGGATTTAGTGGCTCGACAACTCTAGATATATTTGATAACCTTAAGTCAATATCTGAGAATGATTTCag aataaatgatgaaattgaAAAAGGATTTGAATTTCTTATGCACAATTACATAGAATTCAACCTTTCCCTTTCCCCTCGTT ATCCGAGCTTCCGTTTTGATCACTTAGATATTGGGGGTATCTATTGCAAAGATTTATTGAACATATCACTTTGTAAATTTCGATATCCCCGAGAAAAGGGAATACAAGGGCTAAAGTCATCATTTGGGGAGTGTAATGAGCCATTTGCAACAAGATCAACAATGGAAAAATTTGAAGACTCACAATGTACATATCAATTGCCCCAGCTGGAGTGGAGAACACTCATGACAGGACATTCCAATTCAACCCTCCTTCAAG ttaaAAGTTCTTTAGAAAAGGAACTTTGGAGATACCTTGATCCCAATGGaaattatgtattcaaaatagAAATAGGGATTTCATATATCAACAAAGATCTtcaaaaaactaagtttaatCTTAGCCTGGTATGGAAACAGGGTAATGACATCTATGGACAAcgaaatgatacaaaaatattctggaatgagctttttttcttcaaaggaAGTAAAT attgGAAAACATTTACTGGTCTATCATCAGAGAAGGAACAAATTTCGTTTGgagaaatattttatcttgatGACATAAGTCAATACTCAGatgaagaaattgtatttaCGTTGTATGGAAACTATTATCCAAACA AACAAAATACTTGGACCAGTATTGTCACTACCATCTTGACATCAATGCCTTTATCAAACACTTCAATAACTCAAACAGaag CAACAACACTCAATATCTCATCATCTGTGAGACCAACAATAATGTCTACTGAGAAAAAGGAAACAACGACAATTACTTCAACTGCTGTGTCAACAACAAGCTCATCAGGAGATCCAATATCAACCGTGACTCCTACAGAAAAGACCTGCACTCAATACGAACCATGGAGTGAATGCTCTGTTTCATGTGGAATTGGTGGAATTAAGAGAAGGATTCTCCAATGTGGCTCTGATTTGAAGATTGAGTCAGAGGAGTGTTCTACCGAGGCATGTACTGAAGGTAAGTTGGGGTga
- the LOC121124188 gene encoding uncharacterized protein: protein MSSTTQYSTFKNAPKEELQWTGGARSLSHVQEEQEGAADSPSCCHTLTEYIKWFVFNVLYVCCPCWDASSYFVNEDGNRSDNIDDPSINRDRVRLLQPRDSSLSLASDSSTLERSAARRSNRPKPPPDPKNCGPPSDYHQNIPLKIKTEESSAAVGPPLPPRTNRPPPSSGDDGPRKRAGSTSNPGRSRREQVDLRKVAVSSGKGLPPIFGTNGKRSLSCAQLSSKNPESAQGVPLNERKLNNRSLSYLDNSRQLESLLIQNYNDSEEEDDDPWECFFGTKEEEEKPYLSIEGGLNKNEGRRRKMGCGAFYQISESVRHEKSFSEEELNNKKMNDGDSKMILKASHYLASPEKEDHYLNDVDSLFKRIGPRKEQKKDSETPKSDSESSLNFKDIFSNSTEKDNYLTKSQLSETEGSISQTAVVGYDEVIKSKALEKVFQDNEESSLNVDNLFKKVGTRKKSREAHFEGEVVLRTQPETDVEGEIFKNGYPRKVSSEKSYKVPFECDAVDAQLSSTIDDDPLQEEKMEECFIVEEEEDLHQVMHNNVESYDTVEKELLIAKSRQSEQSAMNLDYDEGLLS from the exons ATGAGTAGCACTACTCAGTATTCTACATTCAAAAACGCCCCGAAAGAAGAATTACAATGGACAGGCGGAGCAAGGTCCCTGAGTCATGTTCAGGAAGAACAAGAAGGGGCCGCCGATTCCCCTTCATGTTGCCATACTCTGACTGAATATATCAAGTGGTTCGTTTTCAATGTCCTTTATGTCTGTTGTCCATGCTGGGATGCATCCTCTTACTTCGTGAATGAAGATGGAAATAGAAG tgACAATATAGATGATCCTAGCATTAATCGAGACAGAGTTCGTCTTCTTCAACCACGAGACTCATCCCTTTCTCTGGCGTCTGATAGCTCTACATTAGAACGCTCAGCGGCACGTCGCTCTAATCGTCCCAAACCTCCACCTGATCCTAAAAATTGTGGACCTCCCTCTGATTATCATCAaaatatacctttaaaaatcaaaacgGAGGAATCTTCTGCTGCTGTTGGTCCTCCTCTTCCTCCGAGGACAAATCGTCCTCCTCCTTCCTCTGGAGATGATGGTCCTAGAAAGAGAGCCGGAAGCACGTCTAATCCTGGGCGTTCACGCAGAGAACAGGTTGATTTAAGAAAGGTGGCAGTTTCCTCAGGGAAGGGTTTGCCTCCAATATTTGGAACAAATGGAAAAAGATCCCTCTCTTGTGCTCAGCTATCGAGTAAAA ACCCTGAATCTGCCCAAGGTGTTcctttaaatgaaagaaaactcAACAACAGATCTCTGTCTTATCTGG ATAATAGTCGACAATTGGAGTCTCTACTCATTCAAAACTACAATGATtcagaagaagaagatgatgatCCTTGGGAatgtttttttggaacaaaggaggaagaagaaaaacctTATTTATCCATTGAAGGAGGCTTAAATAAGA ATGAAGGTAGGAGAAGAAAGATGGGATGTGGTGCATTTTATCAAATTAGTGAGTCCGTCAGACATGAGAAATCCTTTTCTGAagaagaattgaataataagaaGATGAATGATGGGG attcaaAAATGATTCTCAAAGCTAGCCATTATCTGGCTTCTCCAGAGAAAGAAGACCATTATTTGAATGATg TTGACTCCCTATTTAAACGAATTGGACCAcgaaaagagcaaaaaaaagacAGTGAAACACCCAAGTCCGACTCTGAATCCAGTCTCAATTTCAAGGATATTTTCTCAA ATTCTACTgagaaagataattatttaaccaAGTCTCAATTGAGTGAGACGGAAGGTTCTATATCTCAAACTGCGG TAGTGGGGTATGATGAAGTTATAAAATCCAAAGCACTTGAGAAGGTCTTTCAGGACAACGAAGAATCCAGTTTGAATG TGgataacttattcaaaaaagttggaACAAGGAAAAAGAGTCGGGAGGCTCACTTCGAAGGTGAAGTTGTACTCCGTACTCAACCAGAAACCGATG TTGAGGGTGAAATATTCAAGAATGGGTATCCTAGAAAGGTATCGTCAGAGAAAAGTTATAAAGTTCCTTTTGAATGTGATGCAGTTGACG CACAATTGTCATCGACAATAGATGACGATCCATTACAAGAAGAGAAGATGGAAGAATGCTTTATAGTTGAAGAAGAGGAAGATTTGCATCAGGTTATGCATAATAATGTCGAGTCATACGACACTG TTGAGAAGGAGCTGTTGATTGCAAAATCTAGACAGAGTGAACAATCTGCAATGAATTTGGATTACGATGAGGGTTTGTTGTCTTAG